One region of Terriglobia bacterium genomic DNA includes:
- a CDS encoding FecR family protein, giving the protein MKNKSIFSLIGLVLFCAAAVAQESQQAATASAPYAGATISDFKGKVSIQLPAQAFAAPVRGEILPPDTTVSTDEGRLLLKLSDGSDVLVRAHTKLLLKQPEASGWKYFQLLMGRVRTQIQKRMGGSPAFQIGTPSAVISVRGTKFDVEVDRRGFTEVDVDEGVVEMEAVTGRGQSVLITAGFSSRVGMEGGPEAPRPTQDLRPQLDRPSRHDNGSTSSDDDDPIKSLRIADQRDPGDHHGGGDPDSGGHSSGSGDGDHSSGPGSGSGSDGGSGSDGGSGDHHDHGGKPPELI; this is encoded by the coding sequence ATGAAAAACAAATCGATTTTTTCGCTCATCGGCTTAGTGCTGTTTTGCGCGGCTGCCGTAGCCCAGGAATCGCAGCAAGCGGCTACCGCCAGCGCGCCTTATGCCGGAGCTACAATTTCCGACTTCAAAGGGAAGGTCAGCATACAGCTTCCCGCACAGGCGTTTGCAGCGCCTGTTCGAGGCGAAATCCTGCCCCCGGATACGACCGTGAGCACAGACGAGGGACGCCTGCTGCTGAAGCTCTCTGACGGAAGCGACGTGCTGGTGCGCGCCCACACCAAGCTCTTGTTGAAGCAACCGGAAGCCAGCGGCTGGAAATATTTTCAGCTCCTGATGGGCCGCGTGCGCACGCAGATTCAAAAGCGCATGGGCGGATCGCCGGCTTTCCAGATCGGTACGCCCAGCGCGGTCATTTCCGTGCGCGGAACAAAGTTTGACGTTGAAGTTGACCGTCGCGGCTTCACTGAAGTTGACGTGGATGAAGGCGTGGTGGAAATGGAAGCCGTGACGGGCCGCGGCCAGTCCGTGCTCATCACCGCAGGCTTCTCCAGCCGAGTAGGCATGGAGGGCGGGCCGGAAGCGCCCCGACCCACACAGGATTTGCGTCCGCAGCTTGACCGCCCCAGCCGCCACGACAACGGAAGTACGTCGAGTGACGATGACGATCCCATCAAGAGCCTGCGCATCGCTGACCAACGCGATCCAGGCGACCACCACGGTGGTGGCGATCCAGACAGCGGCGGCCATTCGTCTGGGTCGGGGGACGGAGACCATTCATCCGGACCGGGTTCTGGATCCGGCTCCGATGGCGGTTCGGGATCTGACGGCGGCAGCGGCGACCATCATGATCACGGTGGAAAACCGCCGGAGCTGATTTAG
- a CDS encoding DUF5666 domain-containing protein: MKRVYLFTLLCVVFALLLTGCGGGGTTNQVSTGAGQVVLQTGDALNDQIAKFELNISSITLTGVSPTATTANLLAKPAEVEFSHQAATFEPLTLANLPPGTYNGATITVTGAEVVVLNAGVPTKVPATISSGTVSVTFANITVTTTPLFLNFDLDLAGSVVLNGTPITSATITPKFNVTSAATPPVGNEGNEDHDNGEMDDVHGSVKSISAPNFTITTNTTDITFATDANTRFKDGITQLSDLKVGDIVEVDAITKSDGTKLATKVEREGPQAGEEVEGLISALDNPLTKITVIHQEDSTGNSNSPVTVDIGVNASTVYSVRADKLNVTAPAFDATHIGKGQRIEADSSTSAPAVLANKVKLREQALIGTVAASPAPTASGFTITISPTSAFGTLSGATSVAVTFANGATLKTTPVAGATIRARGLVFFNAGTYSMIAVRDDDNH, from the coding sequence ATGAAACGGGTTTATTTGTTCACACTACTATGCGTGGTGTTTGCTTTGTTGCTGACAGGTTGCGGAGGCGGTGGTACCACCAACCAGGTTTCCACGGGTGCGGGACAAGTCGTCCTGCAGACTGGCGACGCCCTCAATGACCAGATTGCAAAGTTTGAGCTCAACATCAGCTCGATTACCCTTACCGGCGTGAGCCCAACTGCGACCACAGCGAATTTGCTGGCAAAACCAGCCGAAGTTGAATTTTCACATCAAGCCGCCACTTTTGAGCCGCTGACCCTGGCTAACCTGCCGCCAGGCACCTACAACGGAGCCACCATCACCGTAACCGGCGCTGAAGTTGTGGTGCTCAATGCCGGCGTTCCAACAAAAGTTCCAGCTACAATTTCCAGCGGCACAGTGTCCGTGACCTTCGCTAACATCACCGTCACGACGACACCGCTGTTCCTGAACTTTGATCTTGATCTGGCAGGCTCCGTGGTCTTGAACGGAACGCCGATCACTTCAGCCACCATTACTCCCAAATTCAATGTGACTTCAGCTGCCACGCCGCCGGTCGGCAATGAAGGCAATGAAGATCACGATAACGGAGAAATGGACGACGTTCACGGCAGCGTGAAATCCATCAGCGCTCCAAATTTCACCATCACCACCAATACAACTGACATCACGTTTGCCACCGACGCGAACACCCGGTTCAAGGATGGCATCACGCAGTTGTCTGACTTGAAAGTTGGCGACATTGTTGAAGTTGACGCTATCACCAAGAGCGATGGCACCAAACTGGCGACCAAGGTCGAAAGAGAAGGTCCCCAGGCTGGTGAAGAAGTGGAAGGTCTGATCTCGGCACTGGATAATCCGCTGACAAAGATCACGGTTATCCATCAGGAAGACTCAACCGGCAACTCCAACTCGCCCGTTACAGTTGATATCGGCGTGAATGCCAGCACAGTTTACAGCGTGCGCGCAGACAAGCTGAATGTTACCGCTCCGGCGTTTGACGCAACCCACATTGGCAAAGGCCAGCGCATTGAAGCTGATTCCAGCACCAGTGCTCCTGCCGTCCTGGCCAACAAGGTCAAGCTGCGCGAGCAGGCCTTGATCGGTACGGTTGCGGCTTCACCGGCTCCGACCGCTTCAGGCTTCACGATCACTATCAGTCCAACGTCCGCCTTCGGTACTTTGAGCGGCGCGACCAGCGTGGCGGTAACGTTCGCCAACGGCGCAACTCTTAAGACGACTCCTGTGGCTGGAGCCACCATCCGCGCACGCGGCCTGGTGTTCTTCAACGCCGGAACTTATTCGATGATTGCGGTCCGCGACGACGACAATCACTAA